In the genome of Luteitalea pratensis, the window ACGCCAAGCTGCACGGCGCGAAGCTGCTGCTGGTGCAGCCGGAACTGCCCGACGGCACCCCGAAGGGGACGGTCGTGCTCGCCATCGACAGCGTCGGCGCCGGTGTCGGTGAACGCGTGCTGTTCGTGATCGAGGGCAAGGCCGCGGGCGACGCGCTCGGCCGCAAGGGGGCCCCAGTCGACGCGGCCATCATCGGTATCGTCGACGCCCTCCAGAAGACCGAGGAGGTGTGGTGATGCAGGACGACGAGCTGCGCCTGCTGGTCCGCGACGCCATCGCCCGTCACCTGGGTTCCGATGGTAGGGACGGCTCTCCGAGCCGTCCATCTCCACATCCAGGCTCTCCGAGCCGTCCATCTCCATATCCAGGCCGTCCATGCCCGCAGGACACGATGTCCTGGAAAGCGCACCTGTCGCACGGCCGCTTCGTGTTCCTGGCCCCGACTGAACCAGATGCCCCGTGCGTGGTCGAACCCGAGGTGCGCTGTCACCACTGCGGGTTCTGCCAGTCGTACGGCCACTGAAGGACCTGCCCCAACGCCATGTCGACCTCACAGCGCCCGCGCGTCTTCGTCTCGCGCCGATTGTTCCAGGAAACGCTCGACCTGATCGCGCAGCATGCCGACATGGACGTCTTCGATCGGAGCGGCAGCCCGTCGTCCGAGGAACTCGTCGCCCGGACTACGGGATGTGCCGGGCTGATCGCGCAGGGCACCGACAAGGTCGACGCCCAGTTCCTCGATCAGCTCCCCGATCTGCGCGTGGTGTGCAACGTCGCCGTGGGCTACAACAACATCGACGTCGCGGCCGCCCGCGAGCGCAAGATCGTCGTGACCAACACGCCGGACGTGCTCAATGAAGCCTGCGCGGCACTGACATGGGGCCTCATCCTCGGCGTCACGCGGCGTCTCGGCGAAGGCGAGCGCATCCTCCGCGCCGGGAAGTGGAAGGGATTCCAGCTCGATTTCCTGCTTGGCATGGATCTCGTCGGCAAGACGATCGGCGTGATCGGCATGGGGCGCATCGGCCAGGCCGTCGCGGCCAAGGCCGCGGCCTTCGGGATGCGCACGGTGTACATGAAGTCACCGCGGCGGCCGGACGAACAGATCGTCGGCCCCGACGGCGTGCCGTACGAAGGCCTCTCGTTCGAGGAGGTGATGCAGCGTTCCGACGTCATCACCCTGCACGTGCCGCTCTCCCCGCAGACGCACCATCTCGTCAACCGGGACAGCATCCGGCTGATGAAGCCGACGGCGTACCTGGTCAACATGGCGCGCGGTCCGGTGGTCGAGGAGGCAGCCGTCGTCTCAGCACTCGAGAATGGCTGGATCGCCGGCGCCGCCCTCGATGTGTATGAACTCGAACCGGTCGTGCACCCGGGTCTGATGAAGTTCGACAG includes:
- a CDS encoding 2-hydroxyacid dehydrogenase; protein product: MSTSQRPRVFVSRRLFQETLDLIAQHADMDVFDRSGSPSSEELVARTTGCAGLIAQGTDKVDAQFLDQLPDLRVVCNVAVGYNNIDVAAARERKIVVTNTPDVLNEACAALTWGLILGVTRRLGEGERILRAGKWKGFQLDFLLGMDLVGKTIGVIGMGRIGQAVAAKAAAFGMRTVYMKSPRRPDEQIVGPDGVPYEGLSFEEVMQRSDVITLHVPLSPQTHHLVNRDSIRLMKPTAYLVNMARGPVVEEAAVVSALENGWIAGAALDVYELEPVVHPGLMKFDSAFLIPHLGSATRETRTAMCNLAARNLIEVLGGRPPVTAIPGSYIP
- a CDS encoding EutN/CcmL family microcompartment protein, with product MQVGTIIGTVVSTQKHAKLHGAKLLLVQPELPDGTPKGTVVLAIDSVGAGVGERVLFVIEGKAAGDALGRKGAPVDAAIIGIVDALQKTEEVW